One stretch of Gemmatimonadaceae bacterium DNA includes these proteins:
- a CDS encoding TIGR00266 family protein codes for MADVIDYKIIGDDLQAVIITLDAGERVIAEAGAMMYMQDGIRMDTTLDPNAQGGSMVGKLLGGAKRALSGDSFFMTTFTNAAGVRRDVAFAAVTPGKIHPVDLKDWGGRIVAQRDAFLCGARGMNVSVAFSRRLGAGFFGGEGFILQRIEGDGLVFLHASGTLCEMQLAGGEKIQVDTGCLVAFDERVDYDIAMVPGIKTALFGGEGLFFATLTGPGRVILQSMPFSRLADRILASAPRAGGARKEEGGLGGALGLMGGLLNNRD; via the coding sequence ATGGCCGACGTCATCGACTACAAGATCATCGGCGACGACCTCCAGGCAGTGATCATCACGCTCGACGCCGGCGAGCGGGTGATCGCCGAGGCGGGCGCGATGATGTACATGCAGGACGGGATTCGCATGGACACCACGCTCGACCCCAACGCCCAGGGCGGGAGCATGGTGGGCAAACTGCTGGGCGGCGCCAAACGGGCCCTGAGCGGCGACTCGTTCTTCATGACCACATTCACGAACGCGGCGGGCGTGCGCCGCGACGTGGCATTCGCCGCCGTCACGCCGGGCAAGATCCACCCCGTCGATCTCAAGGATTGGGGCGGACGGATCGTCGCCCAGCGAGACGCATTCCTGTGCGGCGCCCGCGGCATGAACGTCTCGGTGGCGTTCTCGCGCCGATTGGGCGCCGGCTTTTTCGGCGGCGAGGGGTTCATCCTGCAGCGCATCGAGGGCGACGGGCTGGTGTTCCTGCACGCCTCGGGCACCCTCTGCGAGATGCAACTCGCAGGCGGCGAGAAGATCCAGGTGGACACCGGCTGCCTCGTGGCGTTCGACGAACGCGTAGATTACGACATCGCGATGGTGCCGGGCATCAAGACCGCGCTGTTCGGCGGGGAGGGATTGTTCTTCGCCACGCTCACCGGGCCTGGCCGCGTGATCCTGCAGTCGATGCCGTTCTCCCGGTTGGCCGACCGGATCCTGGCCTCGGCGCCACGGGCGGGCGGCGCACGCAAGGAGGAGGGGGGGCTGGGCGGCGCGCTGGGACTGATGGGTGGCTTGCTCAACAACAGAGACTGA
- the pdxH gene encoding pyridoxamine 5'-phosphate oxidase, with translation MNDVPFAEPFARFRSLLDEATALDRAVLPEPTAFALGTVDAGGRPAVRIVLLKGVDEQGFVFYTNFESRKGRELRGNPHAALCFYWQALERQVRVEGLAAPVAEADADAYFASRARGSQIGAWASTQSREEATEGLLQTRYAEFERKFEGQAVPRPAYWSGFRVAPERMEFWRGMPSRLHERELYVREGAGWRVRTLFP, from the coding sequence GTGAACGACGTGCCGTTCGCCGAGCCGTTCGCACGGTTCCGGTCGCTGCTCGACGAAGCCACGGCGTTGGACCGCGCCGTCCTTCCCGAGCCAACGGCATTCGCGCTCGGCACGGTGGACGCCGGCGGGCGGCCCGCGGTGCGGATCGTCCTGCTCAAGGGCGTCGACGAGCAGGGGTTCGTGTTCTACACGAACTTCGAGAGCCGCAAAGGGCGCGAACTCCGGGGCAATCCGCACGCTGCCCTCTGCTTCTACTGGCAAGCCCTGGAGCGCCAGGTGCGCGTGGAGGGCCTCGCGGCGCCGGTGGCCGAGGCCGACGCCGACGCCTACTTCGCCTCGCGGGCGCGGGGCAGCCAGATCGGCGCGTGGGCGTCCACGCAGAGCCGCGAGGAAGCCACCGAGGGACTGCTGCAAACGCGGTACGCGGAGTTCGAGCGGAAGTTCGAGGGGCAGGCCGTGCCGCGCCCGGCGTACTGGTCGGGGTTCCGGGTCGCGCCGGAGCGCATGGAATTCTGGCGCGGGATGCCCAGCCGGCTGCACGAGCGCGAGCTGTACGTGCGCGAGGGCGCGGGGTGGCGCGTGCGGACGCTCTTCCCGTAA
- the speA gene encoding biosynthetic arginine decarboxylase: MATHTAEPAPSVPDAGAAGSGWTIESARQLYNIEGWGGGFFDINEKGHVVVRPDRTQPEHELDLFELELDLEEQGVALPVLLRFSDILRSRIDALSGHFQAAREEYGYEGGYTTVYPIKVNQQRHVVEEIVQFGAAHGVGLECGSKPELQAVLGLAEHTAHVIVCNGYKDEEFMRLALMGQKLGHQVFIVIEQLSEIDVLLQVADEMEVTPTAGVRIKLASRGYGRWAESGGEKSKFGLNAAQLVQAVEKLRAAGRLDILRLIHFHLGSQITDIRFIKSGLQEIARFYVELRSMGVNITHVDVGGGLGVDYDGTNSTSDASVNYSLQEYANDVMYTLAEACREHEQPMPHVISESGRALTAHHALLLLKVIDVESVAEQPLPPLTDDDHQLLHEMVADYKDVSRKNASRRRVKEVFHDATFDKERAHEYFNSGVLSLRERALADQIYFSTINLIARICRQNRDAYDDIMADLEATLVDRYFCNFSLFQSLPDSWAIDQLFPIMPIHRLDEEPTRRGTLQDVTCDSDGKIDRFVGEKNGAPSLELHEFRDGEPYVLGVFLTGAYQEILGDLHNLFGDTNAVHIRLGPNGGYDVSDLVHGDTVTEVLNYVQFRASDLLQVFRRKVAAAKYLTRQEANTFIADYVAGLEGYTYLEGEAAQ; encoded by the coding sequence ATGGCGACACACACGGCGGAGCCGGCCCCTTCCGTGCCGGACGCGGGCGCGGCCGGCAGCGGCTGGACGATCGAATCGGCGCGGCAACTCTACAACATCGAAGGGTGGGGGGGCGGCTTCTTCGACATCAACGAGAAGGGGCACGTCGTGGTGCGCCCCGATCGCACGCAGCCGGAACACGAGCTGGACCTGTTCGAGCTCGAACTCGACCTCGAAGAGCAGGGCGTGGCCCTGCCGGTGCTGCTCCGTTTCTCCGACATCCTCCGCTCGCGCATCGACGCGCTCTCGGGGCACTTCCAGGCGGCCCGCGAGGAATACGGCTACGAGGGCGGGTACACCACCGTCTATCCCATCAAGGTCAATCAGCAGCGGCACGTGGTGGAAGAGATCGTGCAATTCGGTGCCGCGCACGGCGTGGGGCTCGAGTGCGGCAGCAAGCCGGAACTGCAGGCGGTACTCGGGCTGGCCGAGCACACGGCCCACGTGATCGTGTGCAACGGCTACAAGGACGAGGAGTTCATGCGCCTCGCGCTCATGGGCCAGAAGCTCGGCCACCAGGTGTTCATCGTCATCGAGCAGTTGAGCGAGATCGACGTGTTGCTCCAGGTGGCGGACGAGATGGAAGTGACGCCGACCGCCGGCGTGCGGATCAAGCTCGCCTCGCGCGGCTACGGGCGCTGGGCGGAGAGCGGCGGCGAGAAGTCCAAGTTCGGACTCAACGCGGCGCAGTTGGTGCAGGCAGTGGAGAAACTCCGCGCGGCCGGCCGACTCGACATTCTGCGGCTCATCCACTTTCACCTCGGGTCCCAGATCACCGACATCCGGTTCATCAAGTCGGGCCTGCAGGAGATCGCGCGGTTCTACGTGGAGCTGCGGTCCATGGGCGTGAACATCACGCACGTGGACGTGGGGGGCGGGCTGGGCGTGGATTACGACGGCACCAACTCGACGTCGGACGCCAGCGTGAACTACTCGCTGCAGGAATACGCCAACGACGTCATGTACACGCTGGCCGAGGCCTGTCGCGAGCACGAGCAGCCCATGCCGCACGTGATCAGCGAGTCGGGCCGCGCCCTCACGGCCCACCACGCGCTGCTCCTGCTCAAGGTGATCGACGTCGAATCGGTGGCCGAGCAGCCGCTGCCGCCGCTCACCGACGACGACCACCAGCTGCTGCACGAAATGGTGGCCGACTACAAGGATGTCTCGCGCAAGAACGCGTCGCGGCGGCGCGTCAAGGAAGTATTCCACGACGCGACGTTCGACAAGGAACGCGCCCACGAGTACTTCAATTCCGGCGTCTTGTCGCTCCGCGAGCGCGCGCTGGCCGACCAGATCTACTTCTCGACGATCAACCTCATCGCGCGGATCTGCCGCCAGAACCGCGACGCGTACGACGACATCATGGCCGACCTCGAGGCGACGCTGGTCGACCGCTACTTCTGCAACTTCTCGCTGTTCCAGTCGCTGCCCGACAGCTGGGCCATCGACCAGTTGTTCCCGATCATGCCCATCCACCGCCTGGACGAGGAGCCCACGCGGCGCGGGACGCTGCAGGACGTGACCTGCGACTCCGACGGCAAAATCGACCGGTTCGTGGGCGAGAAGAACGGCGCGCCAAGCCTCGAACTGCACGAGTTCCGCGACGGCGAGCCGTACGTGCTCGGGGTGTTCCTCACCGGGGCGTACCAGGAAATCCTGGGCGACCTGCACAACCTGTTCGGTGACACCAACGCCGTGCACATCCGGCTCGGACCGAACGGCGGCTACGACGTGAGCGACCTCGTGCACGGCGACACGGTGACCGAAGTGCTCAACTACGTCCAGTTCCGGGCGTCCGACCTGCTCCAGGTGTTCCGCCGCAAGGTGGCGGCCGCCAAGTATCTCACGCGGCAGGAAGCGAACACGTTCATCGCCGACTACGTCGCCGGCCTCGAAGGCTACACGTACCTGGAGGGCGAAGCGGCGCAGTGA
- a CDS encoding cation:proton antiporter produces the protein MTPPHALVLAATTGLIGESAAAHLLVALAAILVATRALGEVAQRLRQPAVLGELIAGVLLGGSVLGIVDASSPVLSAMSELGVILLLFEIGLETDVRNLIKVGGVAATVACAGVVLPFGAGYLGAELFGLGRVPALVCGAALCATSVGISARVLSDLGMLDTTEGRVVLGAAVIDDVIGLVILAVVAGIVEGGSVSLPRIARIAGVAVGFVVVAVAVGSRVAPLVFRAAEKVRAAGALGLVAIAFAFFLAWTAHLAGSAMIIGAFAAGVVLHDLPQRGAVQESTTRIGQFFVPIFFASVGAAVDLPALLHGSALQVGAILIGVGIVGKVLAGYVPWWFKGDKLLVGVAMVPRGEVGLIFAQMGLASGGIDNGLFGAIMLMVLVTTFVTPPALGRRAASRLRQAAEPQGIDDLVAGPSRNRKGR, from the coding sequence GTGACGCCGCCCCATGCCCTGGTCCTCGCCGCCACCACCGGGCTGATCGGCGAATCGGCGGCGGCGCACCTGCTCGTCGCGCTGGCCGCGATCCTGGTGGCCACGCGCGCGCTGGGCGAGGTCGCGCAGCGGCTTCGCCAGCCCGCCGTGCTGGGCGAACTCATCGCCGGCGTGCTCCTCGGCGGGTCGGTGTTGGGCATCGTCGACGCCTCGAGCCCCGTGTTGTCCGCGATGTCGGAACTCGGGGTCATCCTGCTGCTCTTCGAGATCGGCTTGGAGACCGACGTCCGGAACCTCATCAAGGTGGGCGGCGTGGCCGCCACGGTGGCGTGCGCTGGCGTGGTGTTGCCGTTCGGCGCCGGCTATCTGGGTGCCGAGTTGTTCGGTCTGGGCCGGGTGCCGGCGCTGGTGTGCGGGGCGGCCCTCTGCGCCACGTCGGTGGGGATCTCGGCCCGCGTGCTGTCGGACCTGGGCATGCTCGACACCACGGAGGGTCGCGTCGTTCTGGGCGCGGCGGTGATCGACGACGTCATCGGGTTGGTGATCCTGGCCGTCGTGGCGGGCATCGTGGAGGGCGGGTCCGTGTCGCTGCCGCGAATCGCCCGGATTGCCGGAGTCGCCGTCGGGTTCGTGGTCGTGGCCGTGGCGGTGGGCTCGCGCGTGGCGCCGCTGGTTTTCCGGGCGGCCGAGAAGGTACGGGCGGCCGGCGCGCTCGGCCTGGTGGCCATCGCGTTCGCGTTCTTCCTGGCGTGGACGGCGCACCTGGCCGGATCGGCGATGATCATCGGCGCGTTCGCGGCGGGCGTCGTGCTGCACGATCTGCCGCAGCGCGGCGCCGTGCAGGAATCGACCACCCGCATCGGACAGTTCTTCGTGCCCATCTTCTTCGCCAGCGTTGGAGCTGCGGTGGATCTGCCCGCGCTCCTCCACGGCAGCGCGCTGCAGGTCGGGGCGATTCTGATCGGGGTGGGCATCGTGGGCAAGGTGCTGGCCGGGTACGTGCCGTGGTGGTTCAAGGGCGACAAACTGCTCGTGGGGGTGGCCATGGTGCCGCGCGGCGAAGTCGGGCTCATCTTCGCGCAGATGGGCCTCGCCTCGGGTGGCATCGACAACGGGCTCTTCGGCGCCATCATGCTGATGGTGCTGGTGACGACCTTCGTGACGCCGCCGGCGCTGGGCCGGCGCGCTGCGTCGCGGTTGCGTCAGGCGGCGGAACCTCAGGGTATCGATGACCTGGTCGCCGGACCATCCAGAAACAGAAAAGGGCGCTGA
- a CDS encoding superoxide dismutase: protein MAFTLPALPYANNALEPHIDARTMEIHHDKHHGGYVNNLNAALEKAPAFQGKSLDDLLKDLNAVPEAVRTAVRNNAGGHWNHSMFWQIMGPKGGGEPTGKLADAIKKSFGDFAKFQEQFAAAGAGRFGSGWAWLITDGGKLSITSTPNQDNPLMEGKHAVMGLDVWEHAYYLHYQNRRPDYIKAWWNVVNWQAVADRM, encoded by the coding sequence ATGGCTTTCACCCTCCCCGCTCTGCCCTACGCGAACAACGCGCTGGAGCCGCACATCGACGCGCGGACGATGGAGATCCACCACGACAAGCATCACGGTGGCTACGTCAACAACCTGAATGCGGCGTTGGAGAAAGCGCCGGCGTTCCAGGGCAAGTCGCTGGACGATCTGCTCAAGGATCTCAACGCCGTGCCCGAAGCGGTGCGGACCGCGGTGCGCAACAACGCCGGCGGCCATTGGAATCACTCCATGTTCTGGCAGATCATGGGGCCGAAGGGCGGCGGCGAGCCCACCGGCAAGCTGGCCGACGCGATCAAGAAGTCGTTCGGCGACTTTGCCAAGTTCCAGGAGCAGTTCGCCGCGGCGGGCGCCGGCCGCTTCGGGTCGGGATGGGCCTGGCTGATCACCGACGGCGGCAAGCTGTCGATTACCAGCACGCCCAACCAGGACAACCCGCTCATGGAAGGCAAGCACGCCGTGATGGGACTCGACGTCTGGGAGCATGCCTATTACCTGCACTACCAGAATCGCCGTCCGGACTACATCAAGGCCTGGTGGAACGTGGTGAACTGGCAGGCGGTGGCCGACCGGATGTAA
- a CDS encoding VTT domain-containing protein, producing MDQLLDLFHRLTNVHELITWGGYVGLTLVIFAETGLLVGFFLPGDSLIVTAGLFAALGQFDVYLLGLLLSVASIAGNTSGYGIGRVTGRALYSRPDSLLFKRKHLLRAHDFYERRGGATVLIARFMPIVRTFVPVVAGVATMDWWRYTVYNVVGGLLWIWGMLFTGYFLGRYIPGIDRHIDVVIMVVIVLSLMPGAIAWWRARRRATAPDIASDA from the coding sequence ATGGACCAACTTCTCGATCTCTTCCATCGCCTGACCAACGTCCATGAGTTGATCACCTGGGGCGGCTACGTCGGGCTCACGCTGGTGATCTTCGCCGAAACCGGGCTGCTCGTGGGGTTCTTCCTGCCGGGTGATTCGCTGATCGTCACGGCGGGGCTGTTCGCGGCGCTCGGCCAGTTCGACGTCTATCTGCTGGGGCTCCTGCTGTCGGTGGCGTCGATCGCCGGCAACACGTCGGGGTATGGCATCGGAAGGGTTACCGGCCGGGCACTGTACTCCCGGCCCGATTCGCTGCTGTTCAAGCGCAAGCATCTGTTGCGGGCCCACGACTTCTACGAGCGCCGCGGTGGCGCAACCGTGCTGATCGCGCGGTTCATGCCCATCGTGCGCACCTTCGTGCCCGTGGTGGCCGGCGTGGCCACCATGGACTGGTGGCGCTACACCGTATACAACGTGGTCGGCGGTCTGCTCTGGATCTGGGGCATGCTGTTCACCGGATATTTCCTCGGTCGTTACATTCCAGGGATCGATCGCCACATCGACGTGGTCATCATGGTGGTGATTGTTCTCTCGCTCATGCCCGGCGCCATCGCATGGTGGCGCGCGCGCCGCCGAGCGACTGCTCCGGATATCGCATCGGACGCCTGA
- a CDS encoding glycoside hydrolase family 38 C-terminal domain-containing protein, giving the protein MLSIHVVSHTHWDREWYHPAARFRQGLAALVDDLLDDPPAGGASFLLDGQAVLLGDYLAVRPERALDLTTLLRRGALEAGPWFVLADELIPGAEALVRNLIMGLRMLRAFGGESPPVLYCPDSFGHPAALPTLARGFGLEMAVVWRGFGSRRWPAGDACWWRAPSGDRVLLYHLPRSGYEFGADLPPDPVAAAARWQSMRHELAARSTVGAVLLPNGADHHARQRRLGEAVAALADAAAPTRVEASSLRVFAAAALDGAAHSDLPEVQGELRDSYGYTWTLQGTLATRAHQKRRAARLERLLVRETEPWAALAARRPGRSRLGLVRAAWRDLLLGQPHDTLCGCSIDAVARAFDGRMDEAGAQAAGLRDDAVAELVGHDPERASASRDAWRPHLVVRNPAARPRGGVAIVQLSRFLAHVRVGPGSGDGPPVPPRRAVARVHGAVAVQVLERALVHERFESPRAYPDDDLVDRALAAVWLGELPGYGLRALPLGGGRNAAQAVPNPVRVTERTLSNGRLSVAVGDEGRVTLRHEASGRVIDDLLRLEDQDDLGDLYTPSLRGEVRSARLAGMRIVYRGPLRGAIETRWRVRVRTGQAVTVRVRFTLDADADMLRLSVRGENAAADHRLRLDVATDVATPTVRADAAFGPVERVPLVLAPDEAAMEAAPPTAPLHRYVSLSGALGGATLFSDGLAEYEVDGDGRVHLTLVRAVGELSRNDLPERPGHAGWPSPTPEAQCRGPFAAECALMLHDAWGDETADLVERAADDALVPLTGATIRSLTSIAPEMPGLELQGRGLAFSAAKESEDGAWLVLRCVNLLDRAVRGRWVVAGGVREACLSRLDETPGEGIPVRDAAVEFAAPACGVVTLLVR; this is encoded by the coding sequence GTGCTGTCCATCCACGTCGTTTCACACACCCACTGGGACCGCGAGTGGTACCACCCGGCGGCGCGCTTTCGCCAGGGCCTCGCCGCGTTGGTGGACGACTTGCTCGACGATCCGCCGGCGGGCGGCGCGAGCTTCCTGCTCGACGGCCAGGCGGTGCTGCTCGGCGACTACCTTGCCGTCCGGCCGGAACGCGCGCTCGACCTCACCACGCTCCTGCGCCGCGGAGCGCTCGAGGCGGGGCCCTGGTTCGTACTCGCCGACGAGCTGATTCCGGGCGCCGAGGCGCTCGTGCGCAACCTGATCATGGGCCTCCGCATGCTGCGCGCCTTTGGCGGGGAATCGCCGCCGGTGCTCTACTGCCCGGACTCGTTCGGGCACCCCGCAGCACTGCCCACGCTGGCCCGAGGATTCGGCCTCGAGATGGCCGTCGTGTGGCGTGGCTTCGGCAGCCGTCGGTGGCCCGCCGGCGACGCCTGCTGGTGGCGCGCGCCGTCAGGCGACCGCGTGCTGCTCTACCATCTGCCCCGGAGCGGCTACGAGTTCGGCGCCGACCTGCCGCCCGATCCCGTTGCCGCCGCAGCGCGGTGGCAGTCGATGCGCCACGAGCTGGCCGCGCGCAGCACGGTCGGCGCCGTGCTCCTGCCCAACGGCGCCGACCACCATGCCCGGCAACGGCGGCTGGGCGAGGCCGTGGCGGCGCTGGCCGATGCCGCGGCGCCCACGCGGGTGGAGGCGAGTTCTCTGCGTGTCTTCGCCGCCGCGGCGCTCGACGGCGCCGCGCATTCCGATCTGCCGGAGGTGCAGGGCGAACTGCGCGACTCCTACGGCTATACGTGGACGTTGCAGGGAACCTTGGCCACGCGGGCCCATCAGAAGCGCCGAGCCGCCCGTCTCGAGCGGTTGCTGGTGCGCGAGACGGAGCCGTGGGCGGCGCTCGCCGCCCGCCGGCCGGGGCGCTCGCGCCTGGGGTTGGTCCGCGCGGCGTGGCGCGACCTGCTGCTCGGCCAGCCGCACGACACGCTCTGCGGCTGTTCCATCGACGCCGTCGCGCGCGCATTCGACGGGCGCATGGACGAAGCGGGGGCGCAGGCGGCAGGGCTGCGCGACGACGCCGTGGCCGAGCTGGTCGGCCACGACCCCGAGCGCGCCAGCGCGTCGCGCGACGCGTGGCGGCCGCACCTGGTGGTGCGTAACCCCGCGGCGCGCCCGCGCGGCGGCGTGGCGATCGTCCAACTCTCGCGGTTTCTGGCACACGTGCGGGTGGGCCCTGGCTCGGGCGACGGTCCGCCGGTGCCACCGCGCCGAGCCGTGGCGCGGGTTCACGGGGCAGTGGCTGTGCAGGTGCTCGAGCGCGCGCTGGTGCACGAACGCTTCGAGTCGCCGCGCGCATACCCCGACGACGATCTCGTGGATCGCGCCCTGGCCGCCGTGTGGCTGGGCGAGCTGCCGGGCTACGGGCTTCGCGCCCTGCCGCTCGGCGGAGGACGCAATGCGGCGCAGGCCGTGCCGAATCCGGTGCGCGTTACCGAGCGGACGCTTTCCAATGGGCGGCTGTCGGTGGCCGTAGGCGACGAGGGTCGCGTGACGCTGCGCCACGAGGCCAGCGGTCGCGTGATCGATGACCTGTTGCGGCTCGAAGATCAGGACGACCTCGGCGACCTCTACACGCCTTCGTTGCGTGGCGAGGTTCGCTCGGCGCGCCTCGCCGGCATGCGCATCGTGTATCGTGGGCCCCTGCGCGGCGCCATCGAGACCCGATGGCGCGTGCGCGTGCGGACCGGCCAGGCTGTCACGGTGCGCGTGCGCTTCACCCTCGATGCCGACGCTGACATGTTGCGGCTGAGCGTGCGCGGCGAGAACGCGGCGGCCGATCACCGGCTGCGGCTCGATGTGGCGACGGACGTCGCGACGCCCACCGTGCGCGCCGACGCCGCGTTCGGGCCCGTGGAACGCGTGCCGCTGGTCCTCGCGCCCGACGAGGCGGCCATGGAAGCCGCCCCACCCACCGCACCGCTGCATCGGTATGTCTCGCTCAGCGGCGCGCTCGGCGGCGCCACGCTGTTCTCCGATGGTCTGGCCGAATACGAGGTGGACGGTGACGGCCGTGTTCACCTGACGCTCGTGCGCGCCGTCGGTGAACTCTCCCGCAACGATTTGCCCGAGCGGCCCGGACACGCGGGGTGGCCGTCGCCCACCCCCGAAGCGCAGTGCCGGGGTCCATTTGCCGCGGAGTGCGCGCTCATGCTGCACGACGCCTGGGGCGATGAGACGGCCGATCTCGTGGAGCGGGCGGCCGACGACGCGCTCGTGCCGCTCACCGGAGCCACGATCCGGTCGCTGACCTCGATCGCCCCGGAGATGCCGGGCCTCGAATTGCAGGGAAGGGGGCTCGCGTTCTCCGCGGCCAAGGAGAGCGAGGACGGCGCGTGGCTCGTGCTGCGCTGCGTGAATCTCCTCGACCGGGCCGTGCGCGGGCGGTGGGTGGTGGCGGGAGGCGTGCGCGAAGCGTGTCTGTCGCGGCTGGACGAGACGCCGGGTGAGGGGATCCCGGTGCGCGATGCCGCCGTGGAGTTCGCGGCGCCGGCCTGCGGGGTCGTAACCCTGTTGGTACGCTGA
- a CDS encoding ABC transporter permease — MTSAGPPTARRRDPIALGALGLLGAMALAVIIVPMLSHQNPLAIGDVLALRDLPPGARDATGAFHLLGTDGFGRDLFVRMMLAGRISLAVGLVGSGAAAALGTAVGATAAWMGGLTDRLVMAVADALLAVPRLILLLVCAALWRPGLTSVVVVLIATGWMGVARMVRAEVLGVRTHPYIDAARALGARSGRVLWRHAVPNALGPAIVATALGVGNAILLESGLSFLGLGVQPPAPSWGNMIAGGRDAIVTAPWVALAPGLALIATVCACTLLGDWLRDRLSGEAGGLLRDRA, encoded by the coding sequence GTGACGAGCGCCGGCCCGCCCACCGCGCGGCGACGCGACCCGATCGCCCTCGGAGCGCTCGGCCTGCTCGGGGCGATGGCGCTGGCGGTGATCATCGTGCCCATGCTGTCGCATCAGAACCCGTTGGCGATCGGCGACGTGCTCGCGCTGCGCGACCTGCCGCCCGGGGCACGCGATGCGACGGGCGCGTTCCATCTGCTGGGCACCGACGGGTTCGGGCGCGACCTGTTCGTGCGCATGATGCTGGCAGGCCGGATCTCGCTGGCCGTGGGCCTCGTGGGCTCGGGGGCGGCCGCGGCACTGGGCACGGCCGTCGGGGCGACGGCCGCCTGGATGGGCGGGCTCACGGACCGCCTGGTCATGGCCGTCGCCGACGCGCTGCTCGCCGTTCCGCGTCTTATACTACTTTTAGTATGCGCCGCGTTGTGGCGGCCCGGCCTCACGAGCGTGGTCGTCGTACTCATCGCCACAGGGTGGATGGGCGTGGCACGCATGGTGCGGGCCGAAGTGTTGGGCGTGCGGACGCATCCGTATATCGACGCGGCACGAGCGCTCGGCGCGCGGAGCGGGCGGGTGTTGTGGCGGCACGCGGTGCCGAATGCGCTGGGGCCCGCCATCGTAGCCACGGCGCTCGGCGTGGGCAATGCCATCCTGCTGGAGAGCGGACTGTCGTTTCTCGGGCTGGGCGTGCAGCCGCCGGCGCCGAGCTGGGGCAACATGATCGCCGGCGGGCGAGACGCCATCGTGACCGCCCCATGGGTGGCGCTGGCGCCCGGCCTCGCGCTCATCGCCACGGTGTGCGCCTGCACGCTGCTCGGGGATTGGCTGCGCGACCGGCTGTCGGGCGAGGCGGGGGGCCTGCTGCGCGACCGGGCGTAG